Within the uncultured Draconibacterium sp. genome, the region GCAATATTGTACAACAAACTAACCCGCGGACTTAATACGTTGCCACTCACATCGTCGCTGTTCTCAATTTTTTCCTCAATATTGTAATGGTCGTAGCGCAAACCGACACTAAAAACTACTTTATCGGTTTTCCACTCCGATTGCAAAAACGCACCGTAATTGGTCATTCCCTGGTCAGCAATTTGTGTATTTCCGTAATGTACATCTTCTGCAGGATCATAATACCCAAGCTTTTCATCTTCCAACGAACTACCGCTTGTTTCAATACCGGAAGTAAGTGTTGCCGGAGAAAACAACAGATAATCAATATTTCGGATGTATTGCAAACCCGCAGCATAAGTCAGATCCTCGGTGTGTCCGTACGCCGACGGATCCTGTTCTGCTCCATAATACGAATCGCGGTCAACACCCTGCATCGATACAAAAGCCGAGAATTTATCGTTATCGCGAAGCAACAGATCGAAATTCAAAGCGCCCGAATTAATCTGGTGTTGCACACTTTCCGAAATATCAGACTCGTGCAACGGAAGATCAAATTTGTTTCCTCCACGGCGGTCTTCGTTTATATTAAAATAATCAACCGTAATTTTTCCGCGGCTCGCCACACGTTGGTAAAAACGTGCCCCGATTGTTGTATTGTTAATGCTTGCCAACTCCGAATATTCGTCGCCATTGGCATCAAAAGGATCTCGTTTCCGGTGAAATCCAAAGATGCTCATTCCGGTTTTATAATCATCGGTTACAAACGAGCCATTAATGTTGATGTTGTAATCGCTGGCCGCATCGTAGTCGTTTCCGGCTCCCACAAAACTATGGTTTACCGAAGTTTCAAAACTGTTTGTTACCGGATCTTTAGTAATCAGGTTAATGGTTCCGGCAATGGCATTACTTCCGTACATTGATGAGCCTCCGCCACGAATTACTTCCACGCGTTCGATCATGTTGGCAGGAATCAACTCGAGTCCATAAACACCGGCCAATCCGCTAAAAACGGGACGAGAGTTAATAAGAATCTGCGAATACGGTCCTTCCAGACCGTTCATGCGCACCTGCGAAAATCCACAGTTCTGACAGTTATTCTCCATCCGCAATCCGGGCGAAAAGTTCAGCCCTTCGCTTAAAGTTACACTCTGCACACGTTCGAATAATTTTGGATTGATACTATTTACGATAGTTGGTGTTTCTTTGCGGCTTTTGGCATTTCTATCGGCCGAAACCACAACCTGCTCAATTCCAATGTTATCAGGATCTAATTCGGCTAGAATGGTAACACTTTTTTTGGCTTCCATTTTCACTTCTTTTTCGAAAGTATGATAACCAATTGCCGAAATTACAACCACCTGTTTTCCAAGTGGTAAGTGTGCCATTTTAAAATGTCCGGTAGCATCGGCTGCTGTTCCAATGGTAGTACCTTTAATGGTTACTGTTGCAAACGGAATATGTTCTTCGCCCGATTTTACATCGCCAAAAAGCATGGCATCGGTTTTGTTTTTTTTGTCATCATCAGTCCCTTCTGCCCAGGTAAACTGACAAGAAACGAATAGCAATAAAATTGCATAAATGAGTTTCATAATCTTTGTAATATGTTGTTTTCAAACTACTAAATCTGTCTTTTCCGAAAAGCGATAATACATCGCTCCGGCCATCTATAAAACACGGATTAAATGGAAGATAATCCACTTAAAAACAGACGGCTATGTGGTTGCAATTTTGCAACGCTAATAAGTATCTTGAAAACTAGGCAGGAGGCGCCCGTGGAATAGTATTAAGTGAAACAGGAATCGTTACTTCCTGCTCGTTGTAAACCATGTAATCGATGTGAACGACAGGCACTTCAAAATTGAAAGCGGTAAGTCCCGGAGTTTCATAAAGATCGGAATGTAGCGAGGAATAAAGATTTATTTCCCGTTGCGAATGGTTGTGATTGTTATTGGGGCCATCCGAATTGGATGTTGGGTGCGAGTGAGTAACAACAATACCGTTTGCATAAACATGGGTATGTTTATTTTGTATTGAAGTTTGAACGATATACAAATACACCGGAAGAATCAATACAAACAGCAAATTTGTATGTTTTCTTATTAAATTCACTCTATCGGTTAAAGGGAGCTAAAGTAAGAACCTTTCTAAATAAAAAACATAACAAATGCTATTTTTGCATTTTATTTAACAATGGCAAAACGCAGACCAACATTTAAAATCTACAGTTACGGCGAGTACTCGAAATGGGATCGGGAAAGCAGAGACATTCCGAAAATACTGGATTTCACTACAGAAATTAAAGCTGAAATAGGAACGGAGTTTGGCTACGTACTACACATTAAAAATGGCAAGGGCGAGAAAGTTGATTTTCAGATTGACCATCCGCCGTTTACCGACGATGAAGGGAATTTACGGGCACCGTTTACAGGCGAACAATTTATCCGCACCAATGATTACGAGTTTTATCTTGGCGACTGTATTTGGGAACCGTTGGAAGACAAGCTGGGAAAATGGGAGCTAACCACCTGGTATAATGGCAAAGTGGTTGCTCACAAAATTTTCACGCTTATGTAATTACTTGGCTACTTTCTTCACCTCGGCCGACAATCTTTCCAACGCGGCATCGGCAGCAGCCAACATATCCTGAACGACCTTTTTGTAATAGTCTTTTACCAGTTTCGGATTATCTTTTCCATCCGGATGAATAGCACGCAAACGCAACTCACGATGACTTTTTACAATATCGCCGGCAATTTCGTACACCGCCTTTTCGTCTACTTCGTTATTGTATTCCATCACGTAAAAACAATCGCTTAAAGCCATCGACATAATCAAATCAATGTCTTTTTTAAGGTCTCTTACACTTGCCATAATTTTATTAATAAAGTTTATTAAAGGTAGAAAATTTAACCGAAAATGCAGCTATCCGGTTTATCTCTGCTGAAAACCTCCAGAGCCACTGTTTCCCGGTCGGAACATACTGTTATTTCGTTGCTCTTCCTCTTCTTCTCGTTGTTTCTCCAGTGCCTCCTCACGCTTCCGTTCTTCTTCTTCCTTATCGCGAATATTTTTGCTGAACAACGGATCGGGCGTTAAATCCCAGCTATGACTTTCGCTCCAGTTCGAGCGTAACTTAATCACTTCCTGCACATAAGCCACACGCTCGGGTTGCACTTTGTCCTGGAAACTTCCGGCATCCCATTTGCCGTTTCCATTGGCATCGTAAATAACTTTTACTTTGTACTTTTCGGGTGCCAGGAATTCAAACAACACCGTACCATTTTCGGTAAAGCTTTTTTGGCGTAACACCTCTTCGTTGTCGCCATTTTTTAACACCTGAACGATCATCGGCATAGTAACATTCGAGAAATTAAATTCAATGCTGCCATAATAATCTTCTTCGCGTGTTTTAAAACGCTTTGTATAGGCTTTGCTGGTAACTCCAAAAATATTTACGCATGCTGCCGAGTCGATCTCGAAGCTGTATTCCGTCTCGGGCTCCCAATTGTAACTAATCGAGTAACTCCGGTATTTTGTAGTGTCTTCTTTTACAGTTATTGGTAATGCAGTTTTTAATGTATCCTCTGTTAAATACATTTTTACCATCGAGGTATTGAAACTTTCAACCGGCTCGGGTGATACAAACCTTATCTGCCCGTTCAACTCCATGGTTGACGGGATATCAGTTTGCCAGGTAAACTGCGGAATTGGTTCCGGTTTCGGCTCCTCTTCTTCCTCTTCCTTACCTCGTCTTCGGCTTTTCTTTTCCGGCTCCACCTTCGGCTCTTCAAAATGCATCAGAATCGTGTCGTTTTGTACATAAGGCATTCCGGCTGAATCTAATTGCGTATAGCATAATTGCATATAGAGCGTGTCGTATCTCGAAACCATTGTGTCGGTAATCCACATCAGCACCGAATCCTTTTTACTGCCATATTCAAATAGTTGCCAGTCGCTGGCTTCATGGTCCAGCAGGTTTACCGAAAAAGTATCGGCAATCGATTCGTTAAACAGAAACAAACATTTATTCCGGCTCTCACGTTCGGTCGATTCAACATACTGATCGAAAATATCCTCCATTACATAACGCATGTAAAATGGCTCGGGAGAAAAATGTGTATGCCCCAAAACCAACATCGAATCCACACCACTAACCACTGTGTCGGCCTCGGCATGAAAATGTGCTTCGGGAATCACCAACGTATCCAAAAACGCAATTTCTTCTGCGCCTTCGTTGTACATCAGGTCGTTGTTCATGTCGTTAATCGCAAACAAATTGTAGGTTCCTGCGGCAATATTATCGATCATAAACAAACCTTCCTCATCGGTTTTTGCAATGTAATCGGGGCGCACCCGGAATACTGCTGAATCGTGCAGATTTGAATGTAAAACCAGCAACGAACCATCTTCGTTTGGCTCCAAATTAAAAGCATTTATTACGCGCCCTGCTACTCGCAACGAGTCGTATTCGGGCCCGGTGCTAAACGAAAAACGCAGGTTTTTAAGCGGATTTTGCTCGTTGTTATCTACAATCGAATTTTTAAAATCGAGCGAATAAGTTACGCTGTCTTTTAAATCCTCGTTGAATTCGATGATGAGGGTTTTCGATTTGGTTTTTATCGACGGGCGTTTCTCCAGCGGAGGCGAAATCACCAGCTGTTGCGAGATTTTATCGGTTTGTAAATATTCGTTGAATGTAAATCTGACATCCTTTTTATCAAAGTTCAATGCGCGGTACTCCGGGCTGGTTTCCAGCAAAATCGGCGGAACCGAGTCGCGCGGTCCTCCGGTTGGCATACCAATATTGGCACACGACGAAATAATGACCACCCAGGCCAACATTGCAACAATAAAAAACGGCAATTTCCCCTTTAACTTCATAGGCTTAAAATGTCTGTTTTCAAGGTGTTCACAGGCAAAATACCGAACCCTTAAAATGGTTTACAAACATACAAATTCCTGTAAATATAGGAGGTACCGAGTTGTTAAATATTCCGAAATAAACTTATCGTCGTTGTGAATTTGTTCGCAACTTCCGCATTTATTATTGAAACATGAATAATAATTATTTTAACCTGAAAAATTCATAGAATTTTTCACACAATGTGTTGACGATTGAAAATCTGCAAGATATACGTTTTAAATGAATCAAGCTAAAGATTTTCAATGTCAAGGTTAACCCTGACAAATAATTGTTTTCAATTATTTCGTCAGTCCTTTGGATAATTAATTCATTTTTATGAATTAATTAGGTTAACTTGCCTGTGATAATTAAAACAAAATGGGAAGAAAGAAAAAGAATAAGCTGCGTAAAAAGAAACGCGGCGGAACATACAACAAGAAAAAGCTAAAAAACGCCATACTTTCAACACTATACGAAAACCCCGGGAAGACCGTTAACTACCGCCAGATCTCAGGTTCGCTGAGCATAAAAGATCCGGAAACACGCAAATTGATAAACGTTGCATTGCAGGAATTAGCCGACGATGGTTACGTTGATCAGATATCGCGGGGCAAATTCAAACTGAAAGCACGCACCGGAAGAGTTACGGGTATAATTGAAATGCAGCCACAGGGTTTTGCCTACGTCGTTAGCGACGAGTTGGAGCAACCGGCTGTAATTTCATCGCGCAACCTAAACCATGCCATGGAAGGAGACAAAGTACGAATCCATGTGTATGCACGGCGCAAAAAACACGATCTGGAAGGCGAAGTAACCGAAATTCTGGAACGGGCAAAAACGATATTTGTAGGAACGGTGCAGACCACCAAGAACTTTGCGTTTTTGGTTCCGTCAGGAAAAGTCGGGTTTGATATTTTTATTCCGAAAGAAAAACTGAATGGTGCAAAAGAAGGGCAAAAAGCCATTGCCGAAATTAAAGACTGGCCGGCAAAAGCACGGAGTCCGTTTGGCGAAATTATTGAAGTACTGGGCGACACCGGCGATAACGATGCTGAAATGCACGCTATCCTGGCTGAGTTTGAATTGCCGCATAAATTCCCAAAAAATGTGGACAAAGCAGCAGAAAAAATTCCGCTTGAAATTCCGATAGAAGAGATTAAAAAGCGGCGCGACATGCGTAAAACCATCACTTTTACCATCGACCCGGCTGATGCAAAAGATTTTGATGATGCACTGTCGTTGAAAAAACTAGACAACGGAAACTGGGAAGTTGGTGTACACATTGCAGATGTAACGCATTACGTGCGGCCAAATACCATAATCGAAAACGAGGCACAAGATCGTGCAACATCTGTTTACCTGGTCGATCGGGTTGTTCCGATGCTTCCAGAGCGCTTGTCGAACGGTGTTTGTTCGTTGCGGCCAAAAGAGGATAAATTGTGTTTTTCGGCCGTTTTTGAAATTACCGAAGATGCAAAAGTGAAAAAACAGTGGTTTGGAAAAACAGCCATCCACTCCGACCGACGCTTTACCTACGAAGAAGCACAGGAAATAATTGAAAAGGGCGAAGGCGATTTTTCTGAAGAGGTACTAAAACTCAACGAGCTGGCGATAAAATTGCGCGATGAACGTTTCGGTAGCGGCTCGATTGCATTTGAGCGGGTGGAAATGAAATTTGATATTGATGAGAAAGGAAAACCAATTTCTGTTTCGTTTAAAGAATCGAAAGAATCGAACCACCTGATTGAGGAATTTATGCTGCTGGCCAACAAAAAAGTGGCCGAGTTTATTGGCAAAGTTCCGGAAAAGAAAACACCGAAAACCTTTGTTTATCGTATTCACGATAAACCCGATCCCGACAAACTTTCGTCGTTCAACACATTTATAAAACGCTTTGGGCACGGCATTCAACTGTCAACGCCGCGAGCCATTTCAACATCGCTGAATAAATTATTGACCGAAGTAAAAGGCAAAAACGAGCAGAATGTGGTTGAAACACTGGCCATTCGTACAATGGCTAAAGCGGCGTATTCAACCCGAAACATTGGTCACTACGGACTTTCGTTTGATTATTATACGCATTTCACTTCGCCAATCAGGCGCTACCCCGATATGATGGTTCACCGCCTGTTGGAAAAATATTTAGACGGAGGACGTTCGGTTAACGAGCAAAAATATGAGGGGCTCTGTAAACACTCGTCCGACATGGAAGCAAAAGCAGCCAATGCTGAGCGGGCGTCGATAAAATATAAGCAGGTAGAGTTTATGCAGGATCATATCGGTAAAATCTACCCGGGAACCATTTCGGGTGTTACCGATTGGGGAATTTACGTGGAGCTTGAAAATAAAATTGAAGGTATGATTCCGATTGCACAAATGGATGATGATTTCTATATTTTCGATGAAAAAAATTATGCGCTGGTAGGTCGCCATTCGCACAAAAGTTTCCAGTTGGGCGAAAAAATAAATGTTCGTGTTTGGCGCACCAATCTTGAAAGAAAGCAGCTTGACTTCAGACTGGCTGAACTGGATAAAGATTAGCAATTCGAATATTATTTAAACAAATTTCAATCAATTTAGGGTATTCAATCAACTAAAGCGATTGTCGTCTGCAAGGGTAAAATGTTCTAAAAAATAATAATCGCTAAAATAAATAGTTATATTTGGCCAAGTTTTAACATAGACAAAAACGTTTCAATTCATGCAAAATTCAACGGAAACTGCGAATAAAAAGGATGTAAACAGGGAAAATATCCTAAAGATTGCCCGTGAGATTTTCAGCAAATACGGCTACAAAAAAACCACACTCGACGATATCGCTAATGCTGTTCGCAAAGGAAAAAGTTCGCTTTACTACTATTTTAAAAGCAAAGAAGACCTTTTTCAAGCTGTTATTATGAAAGAAGTCGACATTTTGGCGTACGAACTTGAGATTGTGATAAACAGAAACACCGATCCGGTGGACAAGTTGCGTGATTACATTTTAACAAAAATGGCTACATTCCGTAATTTGGCAAATTTTTATCACGCCATTGAAAACGATGTTACCGCCGTTGGATTTATCGACGAAGTGAAAATAAAATACGAACAAGACGAAATCCGAATGATTAAACGGATACTCATTGAAGGAGTTCGTAAAAATGAATTTGAGATTTACGATTTTAACCTGGCAGCCATTGGTATTACAACAGCAATCAAGGGATTGGAAATGCCACTTGCAGCAGGAAATTACAGCGATGTAAATCTGGAACGAAGCGTTGATATTATTCTGAAAATTATGTGCTACGGAATAATGAAAAGGTAGTTCTCAATCAAAAAAACAACCATACAAAGGCTGTTGGAGTGATCCGGCAGCCTTTTTTATTTCTATTTCTGCTGCACAAAACTTTCAGATTTACCAAAAAGAAAAGGCTGCCCTTCTGACAGCCTTTTTAACCTAAACCAACTAAACCTAATAAACCACAAACTTGCCAGAACGACAAGCCTGTTGTTTGTCTTAAATATCGTTTACTTTTTTACTTCGTATATCTGCCACAAAGATATCAATTTTTTTTAGTTGAAAGACTCACACAGTAAATTCTACCTTTTTCGTTCTCCACAAAATAACATTCTCTTATTTTTGTGTCCAACAATGCCCATTAATATGAAAAAGCTATTATTTCTTTTTGCTGCTTACCTGTTTCTCTCAAACATTGCTCAATCTCAACCTAAGTACGAATTCAGAGCTGTTTGGGTTGCAACTGTTGTTAATATCGACTGGCCTTCGAAACCTGGGTTAAGTACCGATGCCCAAAAGCGCGAAATAATTGACATATTAAATTTGCATAAAAGTTTAGGTATGAATGCTATTATTTTACAGGT harbors:
- a CDS encoding Ig-like domain-containing domain; this encodes MKLKGKLPFFIVAMLAWVVIISSCANIGMPTGGPRDSVPPILLETSPEYRALNFDKKDVRFTFNEYLQTDKISQQLVISPPLEKRPSIKTKSKTLIIEFNEDLKDSVTYSLDFKNSIVDNNEQNPLKNLRFSFSTGPEYDSLRVAGRVINAFNLEPNEDGSLLVLHSNLHDSAVFRVRPDYIAKTDEEGLFMIDNIAAGTYNLFAINDMNNDLMYNEGAEEIAFLDTLVIPEAHFHAEADTVVSGVDSMLVLGHTHFSPEPFYMRYVMEDIFDQYVESTERESRNKCLFLFNESIADTFSVNLLDHEASDWQLFEYGSKKDSVLMWITDTMVSRYDTLYMQLCYTQLDSAGMPYVQNDTILMHFEEPKVEPEKKSRRRGKEEEEEEPKPEPIPQFTWQTDIPSTMELNGQIRFVSPEPVESFNTSMVKMYLTEDTLKTALPITVKEDTTKYRSYSISYNWEPETEYSFEIDSAACVNIFGVTSKAYTKRFKTREEDYYGSIEFNFSNVTMPMIVQVLKNGDNEEVLRQKSFTENGTVLFEFLAPEKYKVKVIYDANGNGKWDAGSFQDKVQPERVAYVQEVIKLRSNWSESHSWDLTPDPLFSKNIRDKEEEERKREEALEKQREEEEEQRNNSMFRPGNSGSGGFQQR
- a CDS encoding TonB-dependent receptor, producing MKLIYAILLLFVSCQFTWAEGTDDDKKNKTDAMLFGDVKSGEEHIPFATVTIKGTTIGTAADATGHFKMAHLPLGKQVVVISAIGYHTFEKEVKMEAKKSVTILAELDPDNIGIEQVVVSADRNAKSRKETPTIVNSINPKLFERVQSVTLSEGLNFSPGLRMENNCQNCGFSQVRMNGLEGPYSQILINSRPVFSGLAGVYGLELIPANMIERVEVIRGGGSSMYGSNAIAGTINLITKDPVTNSFETSVNHSFVGAGNDYDAASDYNININGSFVTDDYKTGMSIFGFHRKRDPFDANGDEYSELASINNTTIGARFYQRVASRGKITVDYFNINEDRRGGNKFDLPLHESDISESVQHQINSGALNFDLLLRDNDKFSAFVSMQGVDRDSYYGAEQDPSAYGHTEDLTYAAGLQYIRNIDYLLFSPATLTSGIETSGSSLEDEKLGYYDPAEDVHYGNTQIADQGMTNYGAFLQSEWKTDKVVFSVGLRYDHYNIEEKIENSDDVSGNVLSPRVSLLYNIADHLQFRSSFGRGFRAPQIFDEDLHIETSGSRKVLHENDPDLKQESSNSFTASLDYSNEFGDWQYQLLVEGFYTKLVDPFANEYGTPDENGTVVYTRVNAEDGARVQGINIELNASPSQKFQLQSGFTIQNSEFEEEQEFGEKRFFRTPNTYGYLSANISPTPVFDIALTGNYTGKMLVPYFGPEIANPEVGELRESDSFFDTGVKLCYHFRLSDYMKVELNGGVKNIFNSYQEDFDTGIDRDPAYVYGPLSPRTIYFGIKIGSLY
- a CDS encoding DUF3859 domain-containing protein, whose translation is MAKRRPTFKIYSYGEYSKWDRESRDIPKILDFTTEIKAEIGTEFGYVLHIKNGKGEKVDFQIDHPPFTDDEGNLRAPFTGEQFIRTNDYEFYLGDCIWEPLEDKLGKWELTTWYNGKVVAHKIFTLM
- a CDS encoding TetR/AcrR family transcriptional regulator, which codes for MQNSTETANKKDVNRENILKIAREIFSKYGYKKTTLDDIANAVRKGKSSLYYYFKSKEDLFQAVIMKEVDILAYELEIVINRNTDPVDKLRDYILTKMATFRNLANFYHAIENDVTAVGFIDEVKIKYEQDEIRMIKRILIEGVRKNEFEIYDFNLAAIGITTAIKGLEMPLAAGNYSDVNLERSVDIILKIMCYGIMKR
- the rnr gene encoding ribonuclease R, translated to MGRKKKNKLRKKKRGGTYNKKKLKNAILSTLYENPGKTVNYRQISGSLSIKDPETRKLINVALQELADDGYVDQISRGKFKLKARTGRVTGIIEMQPQGFAYVVSDELEQPAVISSRNLNHAMEGDKVRIHVYARRKKHDLEGEVTEILERAKTIFVGTVQTTKNFAFLVPSGKVGFDIFIPKEKLNGAKEGQKAIAEIKDWPAKARSPFGEIIEVLGDTGDNDAEMHAILAEFELPHKFPKNVDKAAEKIPLEIPIEEIKKRRDMRKTITFTIDPADAKDFDDALSLKKLDNGNWEVGVHIADVTHYVRPNTIIENEAQDRATSVYLVDRVVPMLPERLSNGVCSLRPKEDKLCFSAVFEITEDAKVKKQWFGKTAIHSDRRFTYEEAQEIIEKGEGDFSEEVLKLNELAIKLRDERFGSGSIAFERVEMKFDIDEKGKPISVSFKESKESNHLIEEFMLLANKKVAEFIGKVPEKKTPKTFVYRIHDKPDPDKLSSFNTFIKRFGHGIQLSTPRAISTSLNKLLTEVKGKNEQNVVETLAIRTMAKAAYSTRNIGHYGLSFDYYTHFTSPIRRYPDMMVHRLLEKYLDGGRSVNEQKYEGLCKHSSDMEAKAANAERASIKYKQVEFMQDHIGKIYPGTISGVTDWGIYVELENKIEGMIPIAQMDDDFYIFDEKNYALVGRHSHKSFQLGEKINVRVWRTNLERKQLDFRLAELDKD